A window from Elusimicrobiota bacterium encodes these proteins:
- a CDS encoding response regulator transcription factor encodes MSQPRVLIIDDEADFRRLIEQILEKDGFLVLSAGDAQSGMKSAVQSHPDLILLDWNLPDKDGVQLCRALKADAATQDIPIIMLTVRGRETDVVVGLEVGAADFISKRALRPRELVARVRAVLRRDTEPQSAGETLRSGTLSLDTAQHRVFVGKEPVELRAKEFALLHVFLKNKDRLLSRNFLEESVWGNEYFATSRAIDTTVARLRAKIKAEGIKLQGIKGLGYRFEDQKSI; translated from the coding sequence ATGAGCCAACCCAGAGTATTAATCATCGATGATGAGGCTGATTTTCGTCGCCTGATTGAACAAATATTGGAAAAGGACGGTTTTTTAGTGTTGAGTGCTGGGGACGCTCAGAGCGGTATGAAATCGGCTGTGCAATCCCACCCGGATTTGATCTTATTGGATTGGAACCTGCCGGACAAAGATGGTGTTCAGTTGTGTCGCGCCTTAAAGGCCGATGCCGCGACCCAGGACATTCCCATCATTATGCTCACCGTCCGAGGACGCGAAACCGATGTGGTGGTGGGTTTGGAAGTGGGGGCGGCCGATTTTATATCCAAGCGAGCCCTCCGTCCCCGAGAGTTGGTGGCCCGTGTGAGGGCGGTTTTACGCCGGGACACGGAACCCCAATCCGCCGGCGAAACCCTTCGGTCAGGAACCCTTTCGTTGGACACCGCCCAGCACAGGGTCTTTGTGGGGAAAGAGCCCGTAGAACTTCGAGCGAAGGAGTTCGCCCTCCTGCACGTTTTCTTGAAAAATAAAGATCGTCTCCTTTCGCGCAATTTCTTGGAAGAATCGGTGTGGGGAAACGAATATTTTGCCACCAGCCGGGCCATCGATACGACCGTGGCCCGTCTCCGGGCCAAAATCAAGGCCGAAGGGATTAAACTCCAAGGGATCAAAGGGCTCGGCTATCGGTTTGAGGATCAAAAGTCAATTTAA
- a CDS encoding nucleotidyl transferase AbiEii/AbiGii toxin family protein translates to MPAKNWPEWEEVLSAAARLQEYFPDAVLVGGTAAAYFAEHRMSIDADHVLPDLKNQFDQVLAELESVAGWKTARVLRPVQILGSLDGIETGIRQLIRDQPLETTTVNFKGKKIVLPTEEEILRIKGVLILKRNASRDYIDFIALADRMGPEKIVEALKKFSQFYPQEGGKSALLQLQIQLANPLPYDLKNMDLSTYKGLESRWHDWTAVKAVALQISILVFDRILGTEENAG, encoded by the coding sequence ATGCCCGCCAAAAACTGGCCTGAGTGGGAAGAGGTTCTCTCGGCGGCCGCGCGCCTTCAAGAATATTTTCCGGACGCGGTGCTTGTGGGTGGAACGGCCGCGGCCTATTTCGCGGAACATCGAATGTCCATCGATGCCGATCACGTTCTTCCTGATTTGAAAAATCAATTTGACCAGGTTTTGGCCGAGCTCGAATCTGTGGCGGGCTGGAAAACGGCCCGCGTTCTACGCCCCGTCCAAATCTTGGGAAGTTTGGATGGAATTGAGACAGGAATTCGTCAACTGATTCGCGATCAACCGCTTGAAACGACAACGGTGAATTTTAAAGGGAAAAAAATAGTTCTTCCCACAGAAGAGGAGATCTTACGGATCAAGGGAGTTCTCATTCTTAAACGAAACGCCTCGCGCGACTATATTGATTTTATCGCGCTTGCGGACCGGATGGGCCCTGAGAAAATCGTCGAGGCCCTTAAAAAGTTTTCCCAATTCTATCCGCAAGAGGGAGGGAAATCCGCTCTCCTTCAACTCCAAATTCAGCTTGCGAATCCCCTGCCTTACGACCTCAAGAATATGGACCTTTCCACCTATAAAGGCTTGGAATCCCGCTGGCATGATTGGACCGCCGTTAAAGCCGTCGCCTTGCAGATCTCAATCCTTGTTTTTGACCGGATCCTTGGGACGGAGGAAAACGCGGGTTAA
- a CDS encoding PorV/PorQ family protein — MGARPFVLLLGIFTGLAISIQAEWFSDQHHGRRGPLVLTMDPSVRSQGLGGAFVAPADDGGALFWNPAGLQKVSRQELSFSHAALFGEQTQDSAVYVRPAWRWGKRETWAVGLTYLADAPLNLVEEGENLGTARPSESVMSLGYSRPLGLGSFGVSGKYIRQVGFEEQGSAYAMDAGIQGALGRRGDWGLSLANVGTEMSLGSSRSKLPLVVRSGVSGRFPFFKGGLLLGTGQIDIPADDNLQVRAGLEYGRKLLDDGAVFLRTGYASSISSRYTVGAGVELKGLAVNYAFSPDDNLGASNRIDFRWKFGAPLAHETRRTSLYVQARAALDKGQLVQAEEALEAARSLSPRDREGKRLQQETSLRMAETLDPATLLDQARRSFAKGDLGGAELAYRKVLLVRPGNSEAQKGVDRLSALLVARRNEEARVALARAKERKKQEMGSRARDAMKRGGWRLALGQWQEILVQDPKNTIASQEILRCREALYQEAVRAEHEGEWEKALSLFRASQDGVDSYRDSADLVKKLLEKEARSRALEAQSRREEGLTKYEEGRAVYRSGNLTQAKILFEEAVRLDPDNQTYRRALERVRQETGPRAP; from the coding sequence ATGGGTGCCCGCCCGTTTGTCCTTTTATTGGGAATCTTCACGGGCCTTGCCATTTCCATTCAGGCGGAATGGTTTTCTGATCAACATCATGGGCGACGGGGACCCCTGGTGTTGACGATGGACCCTTCGGTCCGATCCCAGGGATTGGGGGGGGCGTTTGTGGCTCCCGCCGATGATGGGGGGGCGTTGTTTTGGAACCCGGCGGGATTGCAGAAAGTGAGCCGACAAGAGCTGAGTTTTTCTCACGCGGCTCTCTTTGGCGAGCAAACTCAGGATTCCGCGGTCTACGTTCGCCCCGCGTGGCGGTGGGGCAAACGGGAGACGTGGGCGGTGGGCCTGACCTATTTGGCGGACGCTCCTCTCAACTTGGTGGAAGAGGGAGAAAATCTGGGAACGGCGCGCCCCAGCGAAAGCGTGATGAGTTTGGGATACTCCCGGCCGCTTGGGTTGGGGTCCTTTGGAGTGAGTGGAAAATACATTAGGCAAGTTGGGTTCGAGGAGCAGGGGTCCGCCTATGCGATGGACGCGGGGATACAAGGGGCCTTAGGTCGACGGGGAGACTGGGGCCTGTCTCTGGCCAATGTGGGGACAGAGATGTCCTTGGGGTCTTCAAGGTCAAAACTTCCCTTGGTGGTGCGATCCGGAGTTTCTGGAAGGTTTCCATTTTTCAAAGGGGGCCTTTTGCTTGGGACGGGGCAGATCGATATCCCCGCTGACGACAATCTCCAAGTGAGGGCCGGCCTGGAATATGGTCGGAAGTTGCTTGACGACGGGGCGGTGTTTTTACGAACGGGGTATGCTTCCTCCATTTCCTCTCGTTATACGGTTGGGGCGGGGGTTGAGTTAAAAGGGTTGGCGGTGAATTACGCTTTTTCACCAGACGACAATTTGGGAGCGTCCAACCGGATCGATTTCCGTTGGAAGTTTGGGGCTCCCCTGGCCCACGAAACCCGCCGGACCAGCCTTTACGTCCAAGCTCGAGCGGCGTTGGATAAAGGACAACTGGTTCAAGCGGAAGAGGCTTTGGAAGCGGCGCGCTCCTTATCGCCTCGCGATCGAGAAGGGAAACGACTGCAACAGGAAACATCGCTCCGAATGGCGGAAACACTGGACCCGGCCACTCTTCTGGACCAAGCGCGCCGTTCCTTTGCCAAAGGAGACCTGGGCGGTGCGGAACTGGCCTATCGGAAAGTCTTGCTGGTTCGCCCGGGGAACAGCGAGGCCCAGAAGGGGGTAGACCGTCTCTCGGCCCTTTTGGTCGCCCGGCGTAACGAGGAAGCTCGGGTGGCCTTGGCGCGTGCGAAGGAGCGCAAAAAACAAGAGATGGGGAGCCGTGCCCGTGACGCCATGAAGCGGGGCGGCTGGCGACTGGCTTTGGGGCAATGGCAAGAGATCCTGGTTCAGGACCCCAAAAACACCATCGCTTCACAGGAGATCCTTCGTTGTCGGGAAGCTCTTTACCAGGAGGCGGTGCGCGCGGAACATGAGGGGGAATGGGAAAAAGCCCTCTCTTTGTTCCGCGCCTCCCAAGACGGGGTGGACAGCTATCGGGACAGTGCCGACCTTGTGAAGAAGCTATTGGAAAAAGAAGCCCGCTCTCGGGCGTTGGAAGCCCAATCGCGCCGGGAAGAAGGGTTGACGAAATATGAGGAGGGGCGGGCGGTTTATCGCTCAGGGAACTTAACGCAAGCGAAGATCCTTTTTGAAGAGGCGGTTCGATTGGACCCGGATAACCAAACGTATCGGCGGGCTTTGGAGCGAGTTCGCCAGGAAACCGGTCCCCGGGCGCCATGA
- a CDS encoding NAD-dependent epimerase/dehydratase family protein — protein MEHILITGGAGFIGSRTAKALLGKGHRVRILDLLDPQIHGEKPKFPNSLNPGVDRIRGDVRRPADLQKALKGIDTVYHFAAKTGVGQSMYDVSGYVDTNVGGTATLLQAILQNKSQVKRLILASSRAVYGEGAALCPRHGNIFPEKRSRELLERGIFQVKCPHCGRTVKPIPTPEESRTDPGSIYALTKKHQEDLCLQAASAYGLSVVILRYFNVYGSGQALQNPYTGVATVFFNRLREGKPISLYEGGLPRRDFVHVSDVVQANLAALNPKIRSGSLFNVGSGQAITVRQLAQTLGNAIGRYPVLESKGEFRVGDIFACTAHMERSRHVLGYHPRMTLKKGLQEFATWANGEKRAKEGAYEQTVSELTHHNLFGKAAPPRKTKRKIRFSYTA, from the coding sequence ATGGAACATATTCTCATAACCGGTGGCGCAGGGTTTATTGGGTCCCGCACCGCAAAAGCTCTTTTGGGAAAGGGTCATCGTGTGCGAATTTTGGATTTATTAGACCCTCAGATCCACGGGGAGAAACCGAAATTTCCGAACTCACTCAACCCAGGGGTGGATCGTATCCGTGGAGATGTGCGGCGCCCCGCGGATCTCCAAAAAGCCCTAAAGGGGATCGACACCGTCTACCACTTCGCCGCCAAAACCGGGGTGGGGCAAAGCATGTATGATGTGTCGGGGTATGTGGACACGAATGTGGGGGGAACGGCGACACTCCTGCAAGCCATCTTGCAAAACAAGTCTCAGGTCAAGAGACTCATTCTGGCTTCGTCCCGAGCGGTCTATGGGGAAGGGGCCGCCCTGTGCCCCCGGCACGGAAATATTTTTCCAGAGAAGAGATCGAGGGAATTGTTGGAACGGGGAATTTTTCAAGTCAAATGCCCCCACTGTGGACGAACGGTGAAACCCATTCCCACTCCGGAGGAATCGCGAACCGACCCCGGCTCGATTTACGCCCTCACCAAGAAACACCAGGAAGACCTGTGCCTTCAAGCGGCCTCCGCCTACGGCCTTTCAGTGGTAATTCTTCGTTATTTTAATGTTTACGGCTCCGGCCAAGCGCTTCAGAACCCTTACACAGGGGTCGCCACGGTCTTCTTCAACCGCTTAAGAGAGGGAAAACCGATATCTCTCTATGAGGGAGGACTGCCCAGACGGGATTTCGTTCATGTCTCCGATGTCGTCCAAGCGAATCTGGCGGCATTAAACCCAAAAATTCGATCCGGTTCTCTATTTAATGTCGGAAGCGGTCAAGCCATCACGGTCCGCCAACTGGCCCAAACCCTGGGGAACGCCATCGGTCGTTATCCTGTATTAGAAAGCAAAGGCGAGTTCCGGGTGGGAGACATCTTTGCTTGCACCGCACATATGGAACGCTCCCGCCACGTTCTGGGGTACCACCCCCGAATGACGTTAAAAAAGGGGCTTCAGGAATTTGCCACCTGGGCCAACGGTGAAAAAAGAGCTAAGGAAGGCGCCTACGAACAAACAGTGAGCGAGCTCACTCATCACAATTTGTTTGGCAAGGCCGCGCCGCCAAGAAAGACAAAGAGAAAAATCCGTTTTTCTTATACGGCATGA
- a CDS encoding FG-GAP repeat protein, with amino-acid sequence MNSANSALWVHSNGDGYFGKTIAIGDVDGDGKSDMVLSSPLRTRLGGVQSGEIYIIRGSTHYITPWNLDSTPADITIMGGNEGGYFHCPAVGDFNGDGKSDLVVIDYEEQKGFLLDGSVLSNGLSSIDMQTGIPGYSPPMFGGLPPLSLSGMSIVTGDFDGNGKADLFPTINEEVRGVLLSNVFGSPIVPPASFGFSVPFDASLGDVNGDGKQDLVVLPLGGPNGSVGIIFGYHPLDNPTIQVRGNPFLPKAVLDLRVEGDPTEMKLSGDILVPPPDIWIPYRLKIDATLTPSVGDKTITVVFRTKEGRESDTLSLSIPLALGEVGVSSITNLLKEGGRAQWGAHLGLVGHLKASVYSREGRLLRVLIDEEKEPGVYVLEWDGTNSEGQRVAPGIYTIVFDVGGRIDRARVLVK; translated from the coding sequence TGATGGAGACGGGAAATCGGACATGGTTCTTTCGTCCCCTCTCCGAACACGTCTGGGAGGGGTTCAGAGTGGGGAGATTTATATTATCCGTGGGTCCACACATTATATCACCCCGTGGAATCTCGATTCCACTCCAGCGGATATAACCATCATGGGAGGGAATGAGGGGGGGTATTTTCATTGCCCCGCGGTGGGGGATTTTAATGGAGACGGAAAAAGTGATTTGGTCGTTATTGATTATGAGGAACAAAAGGGATTCCTTTTGGATGGTTCTGTTTTGTCCAATGGCTTGAGTAGCATCGATATGCAAACAGGGATACCCGGTTATTCGCCGCCCATGTTCGGGGGGCTTCCTCCCTTGTCGCTCTCGGGTATGTCGATTGTTACAGGCGATTTTGATGGGAATGGAAAGGCGGATCTATTCCCAACGATTAATGAGGAGGTAAGGGGGGTCCTTTTATCCAATGTTTTTGGATCCCCGATCGTCCCTCCCGCGTCTTTTGGATTTTCGGTTCCTTTTGATGCGAGTCTTGGGGATGTGAATGGTGATGGTAAACAAGATTTAGTGGTATTACCGCTAGGGGGTCCCAACGGAAGTGTCGGCATCATTTTCGGGTATCATCCCTTGGATAACCCGACGATACAAGTGAGGGGGAACCCGTTCTTACCAAAAGCCGTCCTTGACCTCCGTGTGGAAGGGGATCCTACCGAAATGAAGTTAAGCGGGGATATTTTGGTACCCCCTCCTGACATTTGGATTCCCTATCGGTTAAAAATTGATGCCACGTTAACGCCATCGGTTGGAGACAAAACAATTACGGTTGTGTTTCGAACAAAGGAGGGACGAGAGAGTGATACCCTTTCATTATCAATTCCATTGGCATTAGGGGAGGTGGGGGTATCCTCGATCACCAATCTATTAAAAGAAGGGGGGCGGGCCCAATGGGGGGCTCATCTGGGTTTGGTGGGGCATTTAAAAGCGTCGGTCTACTCCCGTGAGGGGCGATTGCTCCGCGTTCTTATCGATGAGGAGAAAGAGCCAGGGGTATATGTCCTTGAATGGGACGGAACCAATAGCGAGGGCCAACGGGTGGCTCCGGGAATCTACACGATTGTTTTTGACGTAGGTGGGCGCATCGACCGTGCCCGTGTTTTGGTGAAGTAA
- a CDS encoding HAMP domain-containing histidine kinase, which produces MRLGLRFTLLITSAIAFTGAVLIAGFLRVERRFLIEEGQKSQQTNTEHLAHLCAEALVTHDELGLVNFLKELGRSPDLEEAFCVDRKGKVLAHTDLALLGRTLTAFSFPWTAMGQPGPNSSEWIYSQVATRNEKSEVLARVVYDSSGIKKVVSDRLSSLVRRSLGLGGGVLGLALLLAWGTARALTRPLRRLAQGVRRVGGGDWTARVSDDAPGEIGELAREFNTMSNRLGELDRLKDQFINNVSHDLRNPLSAIATSAKMLRTDDLPPPSFPLLRVIEVSAIRLRTMVNNILDTAKMREGRLVYEKSVFHPKKLFEDLAALFAPLAKKSGKELTLNLSADLPALYADEEKVLRVFLNLLSNAFKFTKEGDRVSLSGRVVGAWVEFQVEDTGWGIGSDRMAHLFEAFHSTSEKPDAPPQQGTGLGLSIVKALVEGHEGRVRVESSLGKGTRFIVTFPAAKEPV; this is translated from the coding sequence ATGAGACTGGGTTTGCGGTTCACATTACTGATCACCAGTGCCATTGCCTTTACGGGAGCTGTTTTAATTGCGGGGTTTTTGAGAGTCGAACGCCGTTTTCTCATTGAGGAAGGACAGAAATCTCAACAAACGAACACGGAACACCTGGCCCATCTCTGTGCCGAGGCCCTCGTGACTCATGACGAACTGGGGTTGGTTAATTTTTTGAAAGAGCTTGGACGGTCCCCAGATCTCGAGGAGGCCTTTTGTGTGGATCGGAAAGGAAAAGTCTTGGCGCACACGGATCTGGCCTTGTTGGGAAGAACGTTGACAGCGTTTTCCTTTCCTTGGACGGCTATGGGGCAGCCGGGACCGAACTCCAGCGAATGGATCTATTCCCAGGTTGCCACGCGAAATGAAAAATCCGAGGTTCTGGCGCGCGTGGTTTATGATTCGAGTGGAATTAAAAAGGTGGTGAGCGATCGATTGTCGAGCCTGGTCCGGCGATCGTTGGGGTTAGGCGGCGGGGTTCTGGGCTTGGCTCTTCTCCTGGCGTGGGGGACGGCCCGCGCTTTAACGCGCCCCCTTCGCCGGCTGGCCCAGGGTGTTCGTCGTGTCGGAGGAGGGGATTGGACGGCGCGCGTATCGGATGACGCTCCAGGGGAAATCGGGGAACTGGCCCGGGAATTCAATACCATGTCCAACCGTCTTGGTGAGTTGGATCGACTTAAAGATCAGTTCATTAACAATGTTTCCCATGACCTTCGCAATCCGCTCAGTGCCATCGCCACCTCCGCGAAGATGCTTCGAACGGACGACCTTCCACCCCCCTCATTCCCTCTTCTTCGTGTGATCGAAGTCTCCGCCATTCGGTTGCGCACAATGGTTAATAACATCCTTGATACAGCGAAAATGCGTGAGGGGCGATTGGTCTACGAAAAATCAGTGTTTCATCCGAAGAAACTTTTCGAGGATTTGGCCGCTCTGTTTGCTCCTCTGGCTAAAAAGTCCGGGAAAGAGCTCACGTTGAACCTGTCGGCCGATTTGCCCGCTCTTTACGCGGATGAAGAAAAAGTTCTCCGTGTCTTTCTTAATTTGTTATCGAATGCGTTTAAATTTACGAAAGAAGGGGACCGCGTTTCACTGTCGGGGCGCGTGGTGGGGGCATGGGTAGAATTCCAAGTGGAAGACACCGGGTGGGGGATCGGATCGGACCGAATGGCGCACCTCTTTGAGGCTTTCCACTCAACCAGTGAGAAACCCGACGCTCCTCCCCAACAAGGAACGGGGCTCGGTCTTTCCATCGTCAAGGCCCTTGTCGAGGGGCACGAAGGTCGCGTGCGTGTTGAATCTTCATTAGGGAAGGGGACTCGTTTTATCGTTACTTTTCCCGCCGCAAAGGAACCCGTATGA
- a CDS encoding response regulator transcription factor: MKERVLVIEDDPEMREVTHLVLERAGYRVAEAGSAEEGLAAIQKEFPDLVVSDIQLPGISGIRLCEILRQEQRTQSIPLILLTVLGKKPDKVRGLKMGADDYITKPYDPGEFLARVEALLRRTGGVRQANTPTLEFRKLKVDLDRREVTLNEKSLSLRRKEFDLLVLFLNNPGRLLTRLRITQSLWSDDVIVSENALTSHIKNLRSFLGAYGDRIETLVGEGYRFNDE; the protein is encoded by the coding sequence ATGAAAGAACGGGTCCTGGTCATTGAGGATGATCCTGAAATGAGGGAGGTCACTCACTTGGTTTTGGAGCGGGCGGGGTATCGCGTGGCCGAAGCCGGGTCTGCGGAGGAAGGCTTGGCGGCCATCCAAAAAGAATTCCCTGATCTCGTGGTTTCGGATATTCAATTGCCGGGGATATCGGGGATTCGGTTATGCGAAATACTTCGGCAAGAACAGCGCACCCAATCCATTCCGCTCATTCTCCTGACGGTTCTTGGCAAAAAGCCTGATAAGGTGAGGGGTTTGAAAATGGGAGCGGATGACTACATCACAAAACCCTACGACCCGGGCGAATTTCTGGCCCGGGTCGAAGCCCTTCTGCGTCGGACAGGGGGAGTCCGGCAGGCAAACACTCCGACTTTGGAATTTCGAAAACTCAAAGTAGACCTGGACCGCCGCGAAGTCACCTTGAACGAGAAATCCCTTTCCCTCCGCCGCAAGGAATTTGATTTGCTGGTGTTGTTTCTCAACAACCCTGGGCGTTTGTTGACCCGTCTTCGAATCACTCAGTCACTGTGGTCAGATGACGTGATCGTATCCGAAAATGCCCTCACCTCTCACATCAAGAACCTTCGGTCGTTCCTCGGAGCCTACGGGGACAGGATCGAAACGCTCGTGGGGGAAGGCTATCGATTTAATGATGAATAA
- a CDS encoding HAMP domain-containing histidine kinase: MKIRAKIGVLAVGLSVAVAGVAAAGFYLTERRTLLRKMAEAHTAMADHLAQTCRDALVVKDELAALNAAAAVRGNVGVVDAYCLDGKGRLVAHADTALLGKIPRSLVGRDLVPISVPVTKGPARKAVVIFSKTAMDREVDQALRDVLIRLLPPLGAALGLGLLGAWLLALHLTRPIQRIARGTHRLAAGELDHRLTETRADELGDLAQDFNHMAIKLGELDQMKREFVARVTHELRSPLSAIESYANFMMEEIPPNQASKAINNLAIIRNNATRLGRFVNDILDLSKIESRAMDIRQERFNVMGLFNELTDLFGPVARERHVQLQINVPPGLTVIADRDKIHQAMTNLIGNALKFTPSGGEVILSAGASNPFQINGEASHIRMTVSDTGPGIPPKDQKRIFDKFEQARGIPSAHGGVKGTGLGLSIVKGLVEVQGGVVTLESDVGRGSRFSLHLPE; this comes from the coding sequence ATGAAGATTCGGGCCAAAATCGGGGTTTTGGCGGTGGGGCTTTCCGTGGCCGTGGCGGGAGTCGCCGCGGCGGGCTTTTATCTGACGGAGCGGCGGACGTTGCTTCGCAAAATGGCTGAGGCTCATACGGCCATGGCCGACCATTTGGCCCAAACGTGTCGGGACGCCCTGGTGGTGAAAGACGAGTTGGCGGCATTAAATGCCGCTGCGGCCGTGCGGGGAAATGTGGGTGTTGTTGACGCCTATTGCCTTGATGGCAAAGGACGCCTGGTGGCCCATGCCGATACCGCCCTTTTGGGGAAAATACCACGCTCATTGGTCGGGCGGGATCTGGTTCCGATTTCGGTTCCCGTCACGAAAGGGCCGGCTCGGAAGGCAGTGGTCATTTTTTCTAAAACCGCGATGGATCGAGAAGTGGATCAGGCCCTCCGGGATGTATTAATCCGTTTATTGCCTCCTCTCGGGGCGGCCTTAGGTTTAGGGTTGCTGGGGGCCTGGCTCCTGGCCTTGCATTTAACCCGGCCTATTCAAAGAATCGCCCGGGGTACCCACCGATTAGCGGCTGGAGAATTGGACCACAGGCTCACTGAAACCCGCGCGGACGAACTGGGGGATCTGGCACAGGATTTTAATCACATGGCCATCAAGTTAGGGGAATTGGACCAAATGAAGCGGGAGTTTGTCGCTAGGGTGACCCATGAACTTCGGTCTCCCTTGTCCGCCATTGAATCTTACGCCAATTTTATGATGGAAGAAATCCCGCCGAATCAGGCGTCGAAGGCGATTAACAATCTCGCGATCATCCGAAACAACGCCACGCGGCTGGGACGGTTTGTGAATGATATTTTGGACCTTTCAAAAATCGAGTCGCGGGCCATGGACATTCGCCAGGAACGGTTTAATGTGATGGGGCTGTTTAACGAATTAACGGACTTGTTTGGTCCCGTGGCGCGAGAACGCCATGTTCAACTCCAGATCAATGTGCCTCCTGGCTTGACGGTCATCGCCGACCGGGATAAGATTCATCAGGCCATGACCAATCTCATTGGAAACGCGCTTAAATTTACGCCTTCAGGAGGGGAAGTCATTTTGTCGGCGGGAGCCTCCAATCCTTTTCAAATAAACGGGGAGGCGTCTCATATTCGGATGACGGTATCGGACACGGGTCCGGGAATTCCGCCAAAAGACCAAAAAAGGATTTTCGATAAATTCGAACAGGCGCGTGGCATTCCGTCCGCTCACGGTGGGGTGAAGGGAACGGGGTTGGGGCTGAGCATCGTCAAGGGACTCGTGGAAGTTCAAGGCGGAGTGGTCACCCTGGAGAGTGACGTTGGGCGGGGCAGTCGGTTTTCCTTGCATCTTCCAGAATGA
- a CDS encoding PorV/PorQ family protein yields MILAVVFVSPTLGGFFSKRDRGRRGPTVLKMDTGVRASSLGGAFVGSADDASALFWNPAGLQRVPRQEFLAGHSQVFEDQTRDDLAWVLPVWRRGERETWGVQASYLAVDRFDLVKNGNPAGSARPWEGVVGLSYARPFRNLFWGVTGKLARKEFPGASGQSYLLDAGLQGTSKKMGINWGVTLANLGTTMTLGEGTLAPPLVMRWGASKGFFLGQRNRLCWSGQIDAPSDDVLLGRMGLDYVIPGEEWVFAFRLGGQTAGAT; encoded by the coding sequence TTGATCCTTGCGGTCGTCTTCGTTTCTCCGACCTTGGGTGGTTTTTTTTCCAAAAGGGACCGGGGGCGGCGGGGTCCGACCGTGCTTAAAATGGACACAGGCGTTCGCGCGTCTTCCTTGGGAGGCGCGTTTGTGGGCTCAGCGGATGACGCCAGCGCTCTCTTTTGGAACCCGGCCGGACTTCAGCGTGTTCCTCGTCAAGAATTCTTGGCGGGGCATTCCCAGGTATTTGAGGACCAAACACGCGACGACCTGGCGTGGGTTTTGCCTGTTTGGCGGCGGGGAGAAAGGGAAACCTGGGGAGTCCAGGCCTCGTATCTGGCGGTCGATCGGTTTGATTTGGTTAAGAATGGCAATCCCGCAGGGTCTGCTCGCCCGTGGGAAGGGGTGGTCGGACTCTCCTACGCGAGACCTTTTCGGAACCTTTTTTGGGGGGTGACGGGCAAGCTCGCCCGCAAGGAATTCCCCGGCGCTTCAGGGCAAAGCTATTTGCTGGACGCCGGGCTCCAGGGCACATCAAAAAAGATGGGAATTAATTGGGGGGTTACCCTGGCGAATTTGGGAACAACGATGACCTTGGGGGAGGGAACCCTGGCGCCTCCTCTGGTGATGCGTTGGGGGGCATCGAAAGGCTTTTTTTTAGGACAAAGAAATCGGCTTTGCTGGTCTGGTCAAATCGATGCGCCATCGGATGATGTCTTGCTGGGCCGAATGGGGTTGGACTATGTGATCCCTGGGGAAGAATGGGTGTTCGCGTTTCGACTGGGAGGCCAAACCGCGGGAGCGACGTGA